The DNA sequence GCGAGCCGAGGGAGCCGTCCACGAAGAGGTCACCTGCGGCGCCCCGGGCGCCGAGCTCCCGCGCGCGGGCCACGCCTTCGGCGCCCGGCTCGCCCCAGTAGCCGACGACGCGCGGCCCGGGCTCGTCGGCCGCCAGGCGCAGCAGGCCCGTGAAGTCGTCCTCGCTGGAGATGGTGGGGCCCGCGCACTCGTGCACGGAGCCGATGCCCAGCGACGCGGCGCGGCGGAGCGCGGCGCGCTGGGCAGCGGCGCGCTGGAGCGGCGTGACGGCCCCGTGGGCGGCCTCGCGCACCGCGTGGTGGGCGTCGGCGGTCAGCGGCGCGTCGGCGCGGAACCCGGCCGCGTCGGCGACCCCGGGGACCAGGTCCAGGAGGGCGGTGGTGACGACGGCGGAGTGCACGTCGACGCGCGACAGGTACAGCGGGCGGCCCCCGGCGGCCTCGTCGAGCTCCGCGCGCGTGGGCGGGCGGCCGTCGGGCCAGCGGGCGGCGTCCCAGCCGTGCCCGAGCAGCACGCGGTCGTCCGGGCGCGCCGCGGCGTGTTCGCGGACGAGAACGAGGGCTTCGGCCAGGCTTCCGGCGCGCGAGAGGTCCAGGCCCGTGAGCGCGAGCCCTGCGCCCGTGGTGTGCACATGGGCATCGGTGAACGCGGGGGTGACGAGGGCGCCTTCGAGGTGGACGACCTCGTCGACGCCGTCCGCGAAGGCGTCGGCGGCGCCCTCGGAGCCGACCCAGGCGACATGGCCGCGCTCGACGACCATCGCGGTCGCGAAGGGATCGGCGGGGCTGTGGACTTCTCCGCCGCGCAGCAGGACGGTGCGGTGCCCGCTCTCGGGGGTGGTGCGCTCGCTCATGGGGACAGTCTCGCGCCTGCGCGCGGTCGGCGTGCCGCCGGGGTGGCGCGCCGGGCCGGGCCCGCCGCGGCGGGCCCGCGGGCCGCTCAGATCCGCGGCGGCCGCGCCTCGTACGGCGTCGACAGGACCACCGTCGTGTGGGTGGAGACCCCGGCCAGCGAGCGCAGCCTGGCCAGCAGGTTCTCCAGCTCGTGCGGGGTCGCGACCCGGACCTTCAGGAGGTAGTTCTCCGCGCCCGCCACGCTGTGGCAGGCCTCGATCTCGGGCACTCCGGCCAGGCGCTCGGCGATGTCGTCAGGCGCGCTGGGGTCGAACGGCTTCACCGCGATGAAGGCGGTGAGCGGCAGGCCCACGGCTTCGGGGTCGACGACCGCGGCGTACCCGCGGATCACCCCGCGCTGTTCGAGCCGGCGCACCCGCTGGTGCACGGCAGACGTGGACAGGCCCGTGGCCTTGCCCAGGTCGGTGTAGCTCATCCGCCCGTCCTTGACGAGCAGCTGCACGATCTGTCGGTCCAGCTCCTCCATGCGCCGAACCTACAGTGCCCTTGATCCTCGCCGATACCTGAGTGACGTCCGGAAGGCACCGGGGCGGCCCCCGGGCGCCGCCCGCGCGAGGGCGGGAGCGGCGCGAGCAGGGCGCCCGCGGCCCTGGCTCCCGGTGCCACGGACGCGTCGGCGGAAGGGACCGCGGGAGGGGATCGCTCCGCATGACTCCCCGCACCTCCGCATACCTGCGCACGCCTCGGGAGCCGCCCCGCGCACAGCGGCATCTTCATCCGGCATGTGACGAACACCACACATCAGGGGGCGGGTCCGCGGAAGTGCCGCGATTACCGCCAGGACGGGGCGGGAAGTGCTTCGTGTGGTCGAGGCCGCAGTGCCTTGTCGGCCCACCCGAGGGGGAGATTCCCATGCATAACCTGAAGCGCCCCGGTCGTCCCGCGCGCCGCAAGCAGCAGATCGTCGAACTGCTCGAACCCGCACCGGAGGGCGTCGAACCCGCCGACGCCGACGACGAGGATTTCGACACCTACGACACCCTGGAGATGTACCGCGTGACCTGCCCCGACTGCGGGCAGCCCATCGCGCTCCTGGCGGACGAGGACGTCCTGCCCGAGCACGCCCTGTGCCCCACTCCGTGGAACCCCTTCGGGCTCACCGTCTGCGCGGGCACGGGCCGCCCCGCGACCGAGGCCGAGTCCGCGGACGAGTCGCCCGAGCCGCAGGAGCAGGACACCGCCCGGCTCCTGACGCTCCCCCAGGGCCTGGACTGGCGCACGCAGCCGTTCTCGCACGTGGGCGGGCCCGGCTCACGTCCGATGCGGGTGCCCCGGCAGGTCCGCCGCGCCGCGGCCTGATCCGCCGCATCCGGTCCGTTCCCGCGACGGCCCGTCACCACCGGCGGGCCGTCACCAGTAGTCGCCGCGCACCATCGCCGCGAGGCTCGCGTGGTGCAGGATCAGGGTGTCGGGGTCGTCCGGCACCGCCGCCTCCCCGAAGTGCACCTGCCGGTGGGCGACGCGCAGCATGACGATGGCGTGCCG is a window from the Streptomyces spectabilis genome containing:
- a CDS encoding amidohydrolase — translated: MSERTTPESGHRTVLLRGGEVHSPADPFATAMVVERGHVAWVGSEGAADAFADGVDEVVHLEGALVTPAFTDAHVHTTGAGLALTGLDLSRAGSLAEALVLVREHAAARPDDRVLLGHGWDAARWPDGRPPTRAELDEAAGGRPLYLSRVDVHSAVVTTALLDLVPGVADAAGFRADAPLTADAHHAVREAAHGAVTPLQRAAAQRAALRRAASLGIGSVHECAGPTISSEDDFTGLLRLAADEPGPRVVGYWGEPGAEGVARARELGARGAAGDLFVDGSLGSHTAWLHEPYEDTDAGGTGNAYLSAADVADHVAACAEAGLQAGFHAIGDAAVTAVTDGVRAAADKVGLARVRAARHRVEHAEMLTPETVAAFAEFGLTASVQPAFDALWGGDDGMYARRLGAERARTLNPYAALLRAGVPLAFGSDSPVTPLDPWGTVRAAAFHRTAGQRVSVRAAFTAHTRGGWRATGRDDAGVLVPGAPADYAVWRTGELVVQAPDDRVARWSTDPRSGTPGLPDLTPGTELPVCLRTVVAGETVFVRPGE
- a CDS encoding Lrp/AsnC family transcriptional regulator codes for the protein MEELDRQIVQLLVKDGRMSYTDLGKATGLSTSAVHQRVRRLEQRGVIRGYAAVVDPEAVGLPLTAFIAVKPFDPSAPDDIAERLAGVPEIEACHSVAGAENYLLKVRVATPHELENLLARLRSLAGVSTHTTVVLSTPYEARPPRI